In Drosophila yakuba strain Tai18E2 chromosome 2R, Prin_Dyak_Tai18E2_2.1, whole genome shotgun sequence, a single genomic region encodes these proteins:
- the LOC6529249 gene encoding sodium/hydrogen exchanger 3 isoform X6, whose protein sequence is MSIRTEQDYDSATPALQQQMNLARRACWRIKSSSSESLFKNIVSAKTDTDTVPPPPSKDKNKTRIEPQTAPAKRNTSSNWRDMFSKRMLLICALVLILGISQAQARPNTIAVGVAPGKVSQDILNPVTQLNLRQSTPVDAVDVSLDPTPSVRLPRAEPLKSGDQDAGESHKMERYPLSSVDFARVKTPFIIGIWILSASIAKIGFHMTPKLHLIFPESCLLIVVGVVIGVVLYFCTDVAVSPLTPNTFFFYMLPPIILDAGYFMPNRLFFDNLGTILLMAVVGTIFNIATIGGSLYACGKMGIYGESETPGLMDVFLFASLISAVDPVAVLAVFEEIHVNEILYIVVFGESLLNDAVTVVMYHMMESYNEIGLDKIIAQDIASGVGSFFVVALGGTAIGIIWGFLTGLVTRFTDHVRVIEPIFIFVMAYLAYLNAEIFHMSGILAITFCGITMKNYVESNISQKSHTTVKYALKMLSSSAETIIFMFLGVATVNNMHVWNTWFVVLTIAFCSVFRVIGVILLSALANRFRLHKLSRVDQFVMSYGGLRGAVAFALVLLVDENVVKQKNMFVTTTIAVIYFTVFLQGITIKPLVKILNVKRANKRKPTMNERIHERFMDHLMAGIEDIVGKTGNYNVRDKFKRFDNRFIRPLLIRDLKGAEPKIIETYSKLTMRDAMEVMRRNPSTIGQMTGTESMSALFRNYTNNYIGGRWAPPTIYTTCPSLTNLDNTCSRNLDMAELDYNPSKKDLTDARIHHLLAEELKPYRRASIQMHRRLSYSRHAVDDRDLSTQVNYKMQMNFRRMFNDRKHHKRSKRGASNKEAKENVKQNHVSFHDFQQNGTTKQLTNGTESSSNHSRKKSYRKRHTHNSLNKYRKLEIDYINNVLNETAEECQQNPNEINVVGPSDDWDDGLTFTAKSSPHIQNLPGFDASKARIVVQHYAPRADDYPDTDLESPEQAIGPTAAELILPWRRDRSYQSIVAEHPIPEEDRNLSRESDGERRVATPTATESQLPWKRQGDECTDAVQQNEFPAWASNKEYLAYNSPSATFLGGINKPKQPKSVIGLFRRESSSSKAGSVGIGSTGAMDSAATGSDTMMVPMSSQPPNTPSSSMHNPRLDKRSQSISSSSLGAGAHQLGPEGHSGPFPITASHRRNVRRGSMLELSGLIATGRRPSRILQFSTGATNSLGSAMITSPSPPPPTTSTTTTTKPTSTSTTKNNTTNNSTDTTSASATNSTPTSPKSEDNATYTSHTKDTIPEESSYQHGHSKSLCEPADSDEWEGAPLSTAGGANSELLMRMSGREPLLPRPSNTPRAQIRRMNAGAVGGAGVSQAGRKNQVTKALLDYEDSETDSDENDDDEDEDFDSYDDENIVVTTFTTPASGRRSGSSPGSGSEANTATTTTTSIRLTRNNDESII, encoded by the exons ATGAGCATCCGCACGGAGCAGGATTACGACAGTGCCACTCCGGCGCTGCAACAGCAAATGAATTTGGCCCGAAGAGCCTGCTGGAGGATCAAATCCTCCAGCTCGGAATCCCTCTTCAAAAATATAGTTTCTGCaaaaacagatacagatacagtaccaccaccaccatcaaaagataaaaacaaaacgagaaTAGAGCCACAGACAGCGCCCGCGAAACGCAACACATCCTCCAACTGGCGGGATATGTTCAGCAAGAGGATGCTGCTTATTTGCGCCCTAGTCCTGATCCTTGGAATTTCCCAGGCCCAGGCCCGGCCCAACACGATTGCTGTGGGAGTAGCTCCGGGAAAGGTCAGCCAAGATATTCTAAATCCGGTCACCCAGCTAAAT CTGCGCCAGTCGACGCCCGTGGATGCGGTAGATGTGAGCCTGGATCCAACGCCATCGGTGAGGTTGCCACGTGCCGAGCCATTGAAATCCGGTGACCAGGATGCCGGCGAGAGCCACAAAATGGAGCGGTATCCCCTCTCCAGTGTGGACTTTGCTCGGGTAAAGACGCCGTTCATCATCGGAATCTGGATCCTGTCGGCTAGTATAGCTAAAATCG GTTTCCATATGACGCCCAAGCTGCATCTAATATTTCCGGAATCGTGCCTCCTAATTGTCGTGGGCGTGGTAATTGGCGTGGTGCTCTATTTCTGCACCGATGTTGCCGTCTCCCCGCTGACTCCCAATACCTTCTTCTTCTACATGCTGCCACCGATTATCCTGGACGCAGGCTACTTTATGCCCAATAGATTGTTCTTCGACAACCTGGGCACCATCCTGCTGATGGCGGTGGTCGGAACCATCTTCAACATAGCCACCATCG GTGGCTCGTTGTACGCCTGCGGAAAGATGGGAATTTACGGGGAAAGCGAGACTCCGGGTCTAATGGACGTGTTTCTATTTGCCTCACTGATATCTGCTGTGGATCCGGTGGCCGTTTTGGCCGTATTCGAGGAGATACATGTGAATGAGATCCTGTATATTGTCGTCTTTGGCGAGTCCTTGCTGAACGATGCTGTCACG GTTGTGATGTACCACATGATGGAGTCCTACAATGAGATAGGCTTAGACAAAATCATCGCCCAGGACATCGCCAGCGGCGTGGGTTCCTTTTTTGTGGTTGCACTGGGTGGCACTGCCATAG GCATCATCTGGGGCTTTCTCACTGGCTTAGTAACCCGATTCACCGATCACGTGCGTGTCATAGAAcccattttcatatttgtgaTGGCGTACTTGGCGTATCTTAATGCGGAAATATTCCACATGAGCGGCATTTTAGC CATCACTTTCTGTGGTATCACAATGAAAAACTATGTGGAATCGAATATTTCACAAAAGTCGCATACGACTGTTAAATATGCCTTAAAGATGTTATCCAGTTCGGCGGAGACCATTATATTTATGTTCCTAGGCGTGGCCACTGTGAACAACATGCACGTATGGAATACGTGGTTTGTGGTATTGACCATTGCCTTCTGTTCAGTTTTTCGTGTAATTG GTGTCATTTTGCTATCGGCCCTTGCCAATCGCTTCCGTCTGCACAAATTGTCCCGGGTGGATCAGTTTGTGATGTCGTACGGAGGATTGCGTGGTGCAGTGGCCTTTGCCCTAGTACTGTTAGTGGACGAGAATGTGGTCAAGCAGAAGAACATGTTTGTTACCACAACGATAGCTGTGATTTACTTTACTGTCTTCCTGCAAGGAATCACTATTAAGCCGCTGGTGAAAATCCTTAATGTGAAGCGCGCTAATAAACGCAAGCCAACCATGAACGAGCGAATTCATGAAAGG TTCATGGATCACTTGATGGCTGGAATTGAGGATATAGTGGGCAAAACGGGCAACTACAATGTGCGGGATAAGTTCAAGCGTTTCGACAATCGCTTCATTCGTCCGCTGCTGATCAGAGATCTTAAG GGAGCTGAGCCAAAGATCATCGAGACGTACTCCAAACTGACAATGCGCGATGCCATGGAAGTCATGAGGCGAAATCCATCCACTATTGGCCAGATGACGGGAACCGAGTCTATGAGCGCCCTTTTCCGGAATTATACCAATAACTATATTGGCGGCAGGTGGGCACCGCCAACAATATACACCACCTG TCCCAGTCTAACAAATCTAGACAATACTTGCTCACGTAATCTGGACATGGCTGAGCTGGATTATAATCCCTCTAAGAAGGATCTGACCGATGCCAGGATACATCATCTTTTGGCCGAAGAACTGAAGCCTTATAGAAGG GCCTCAATACAAATG CACCGTCGTCTTAGTTATAGCCGACACGCAGTAGATGACAGAGACTTGTCCACTCAG GTCAATTACAAGATGCAAATGAACTTCAGGCGCATGTTTAATGATCGAAAACATCACAAACGCAGCAAACGTGGTGCCAGCAACAAG GAGGCCAAGGAGAACGTTAAGCAGAATCACGTCTCTTTCCATGACTTTCAACAAAACGGCACCACTAAGCAGCTGACCAATGGTACGGAATCGAGTTCAAACCATTCACGAAAAAAATCGTACAGAAAAAGACATACTCACAATTCACTTAACAAATATCGTAAATTAGAAATAG ACTATATTAACAATGTGCTTAATGAAACAGCAGAAGAGTGCCAACAGAATCCCAACGAGATCAATGTTGTTGGCCCGAGCGACGATTGGGATGATGGCCTGACGTTCACCGCCAAATCATCAC CCCACATCCAAAACCTGCCGGGTTTCGATGCCTCCAAGGCCCGTATCGTCGTCCAGCACTATGCGCCCAGGGCCGACGACTATCCGGACACAGATCTAGAGTCCCCGGAACAGGCCATTGGGCCCACGGCCGCCGAATTGATATTGCCGTGGCGGCGGGATCGTTCATACCAGAGCATTG TGGCCGAACATCCCATTCCCGAGGAGGATCGTAATCTGTCCCGCGAATCCGACGGAGAAAGGCgtgtggccacgcccaccgccacGGAATCCCAGTTGCCTTGGAAACGGCAGGGTGACGAATGCAcggatgcagtgcagcagaACGAGTTCCCCGCTTGGGCCTCCAACAAGGAGTACTTGGCCTACAATTCCCCCAGTGCAACATTCCTAG GTGGTATAAACAAGCCTAAACAGCCAAAGTCCGTCATAGGTCTCTTCCGACGTGAGAGTTCTAGCTCGAAGGCCGGGAGCGTTGGCATCGGCAGCACAGGAGCCATGGACTCTGCCGCCACTGGCTCCGACACGATGATGGTGCCCATGTCCAGCCAGCCGCCCAACACTCCATCGTCGTCCATGCACAATCCGCGGCTGGACAAGCGCTCCCAGTCGATTTCGTCCAGTTCTCTGGGCGCTGGAGCGCATCAGCTAGGTCCGGAGGGTCATTCCGGCCCATTTCCGATTACGGCCAGTCACCGGCGGAACGTACGCAGGGGCTCCATGCTTGAGCTAAGCGG ACTCATTGCAACTGGACGAAGGCCCAGTAGAATTTTGCAATTTAGTACGGGAGCAACTAATTCACTAGGGTCAGCCATGATTACAAGCCCTTCTCCTCCACCTCCTACTActtcaacaacaacaactacaaaacCTACAAGCACATCAACAACCAAGaacaacaccaccaacaattCAACAGATACAACATCAGCAAGCGCGACGAACTCGACGCCAACCTCTCCGAAATCGGAGGACAACGCTACATATACGTCCCATACAAA AGACACAATACCAGAGGAGTCGTCGTACCAGCATGGACACTCCAAGTCCTTGTGTGAGCCGGCGGACTCGGATGAATGGGAGGGAGCACCATTGTCCACAGCTGGTGGAGCGAACAGTGAGCTTTTAATGCGAATGAGCGGCAGGGAACCgctcctgccacgcccatccaACACGCCTCGTGCCCAGATCCGTCGCATGAACGCCGGTGCGGTGGGCGGGGCTGGCGTGAGTCAAGCGGGCCGGAAAAACCAGGTGACCAAGGCGCTGTTGGACTACGAGGATTCCGAAACCGACTCCGATGagaatgatgatgatgaggacgaggacTTTGATTCCTACGATGACGAAAACATTGTGGTCACCACTTTTACAACACCGGCCTCGGGCAGAAGATCGGGATCTAGTCCAGGATCCGGATCAGAAGCCAACACCGCCACTACCACCACGACTAGCATTAGGCTTACCCGCAACAACGACGAAAGCATCATTTGA
- the LOC6529249 gene encoding uncharacterized protein LOC6529249 isoform X1 → MSIRTEQDYDSATPALQQQMNLARRACWRIKSSSSESLFKNIVSAKTDTDTVPPPPSKDKNKTRIEPQTAPAKRNTSSNWRDMFSKRMLLICALVLILGISQAQARPNTIAVGVAPGKVSQDILNPVTQLNLRQSTPVDAVDVSLDPTPSVRLPRAEPLKSGDQDAGESHKMERYPLSSVDFARVKTPFIIGIWILSASIAKIGFHMTPKLHLIFPESCLLIVVGVVIGVVLYFCTDVAVSPLTPNTFFFYMLPPIILDAGYFMPNRLFFDNLGTILLMAVVGTIFNIATIGGSLYACGKMGIYGESETPGLMDVFLFASLISAVDPVAVLAVFEEIHVNEILYIVVFGESLLNDAVTVVMYHMMESYNEIGLDKIIAQDIASGVGSFFVVALGGTAIGIIWGFLTGLVTRFTDHVRVIEPIFIFVMAYLAYLNAEIFHMSGILAITFCGITMKNYVESNISQKSHTTVKYALKMLSSSAETIIFMFLGVATVNNMHVWNTWFVVLTIAFCSVFRVIGVILLSALANRFRLHKLSRVDQFVMSYGGLRGAVAFALVLLVDENVVKQKNMFVTTTIAVIYFTVFLQGITIKPLVKILNVKRANKRKPTMNERIHERFMDHLMAGIEDIVGKTGNYNVRDKFKRFDNRFIRPLLIRDLKGAEPKIIETYSKLTMRDAMEVMRRNPSTIGQMTGTESMSALFRNYTNNYIGGRWAPPTIYTTCPSLTNLDNTCSRNLDMAELDYNPSKKDLTDARIHHLLAEELKPYRRASIQMHRRLSYSRHAVDDRDLSTQVNYKMQMNFRRMFNDRKHHKRSKRGASNKEAKENVKQNHVSFHDFQQNGTTKQLTNGTESSSNHSRKKSYRKRHTHNSLNKYRKLEIDYINNVLNETAEECQQNPNEINVVGPSDDWDDGLTFTAKSSPDSDRANNNSLIAHIQNLPGFDASKARIVVQHYAPRADDYPDTDLESPEQAIGPTAAELILPWRRDRSYQSIVAEHPIPEEDRNLSRESDGERRVATPTATESQLPWKRQGDECTDAVQQNEFPAWASNKEYLAYNSPSATFLGGINKPKQPKSVIGLFRRESSSSKAGSVGIGSTGAMDSAATGSDTMMVPMSSQPPNTPSSSMHNPRLDKRSQSISSSSLGAGAHQLGPEGHSGPFPITASHRRNVRRGSMLELSGLIATGRRPSRILQFSTGATNSLGSAMITSPSPPPPTTSTTTTTKPTSTSTTKNNTTNNSTDTTSASATNSTPTSPKSEDNATYTSHTKDTIPEESSYQHGHSKSLCEPADSDEWEGAPLSTAGGANSELLMRMSGREPLLPRPSNTPRAQIRRMNAGAVGGAGVSQAGRKNQVTKALLDYEDSETDSDENDDDEDEDFDSYDDENIVVTTFTTPASGRRSGSSPGSGSEANTATTTTTSIRLTRNNDESII, encoded by the exons ATGAGCATCCGCACGGAGCAGGATTACGACAGTGCCACTCCGGCGCTGCAACAGCAAATGAATTTGGCCCGAAGAGCCTGCTGGAGGATCAAATCCTCCAGCTCGGAATCCCTCTTCAAAAATATAGTTTCTGCaaaaacagatacagatacagtaccaccaccaccatcaaaagataaaaacaaaacgagaaTAGAGCCACAGACAGCGCCCGCGAAACGCAACACATCCTCCAACTGGCGGGATATGTTCAGCAAGAGGATGCTGCTTATTTGCGCCCTAGTCCTGATCCTTGGAATTTCCCAGGCCCAGGCCCGGCCCAACACGATTGCTGTGGGAGTAGCTCCGGGAAAGGTCAGCCAAGATATTCTAAATCCGGTCACCCAGCTAAAT CTGCGCCAGTCGACGCCCGTGGATGCGGTAGATGTGAGCCTGGATCCAACGCCATCGGTGAGGTTGCCACGTGCCGAGCCATTGAAATCCGGTGACCAGGATGCCGGCGAGAGCCACAAAATGGAGCGGTATCCCCTCTCCAGTGTGGACTTTGCTCGGGTAAAGACGCCGTTCATCATCGGAATCTGGATCCTGTCGGCTAGTATAGCTAAAATCG GTTTCCATATGACGCCCAAGCTGCATCTAATATTTCCGGAATCGTGCCTCCTAATTGTCGTGGGCGTGGTAATTGGCGTGGTGCTCTATTTCTGCACCGATGTTGCCGTCTCCCCGCTGACTCCCAATACCTTCTTCTTCTACATGCTGCCACCGATTATCCTGGACGCAGGCTACTTTATGCCCAATAGATTGTTCTTCGACAACCTGGGCACCATCCTGCTGATGGCGGTGGTCGGAACCATCTTCAACATAGCCACCATCG GTGGCTCGTTGTACGCCTGCGGAAAGATGGGAATTTACGGGGAAAGCGAGACTCCGGGTCTAATGGACGTGTTTCTATTTGCCTCACTGATATCTGCTGTGGATCCGGTGGCCGTTTTGGCCGTATTCGAGGAGATACATGTGAATGAGATCCTGTATATTGTCGTCTTTGGCGAGTCCTTGCTGAACGATGCTGTCACG GTTGTGATGTACCACATGATGGAGTCCTACAATGAGATAGGCTTAGACAAAATCATCGCCCAGGACATCGCCAGCGGCGTGGGTTCCTTTTTTGTGGTTGCACTGGGTGGCACTGCCATAG GCATCATCTGGGGCTTTCTCACTGGCTTAGTAACCCGATTCACCGATCACGTGCGTGTCATAGAAcccattttcatatttgtgaTGGCGTACTTGGCGTATCTTAATGCGGAAATATTCCACATGAGCGGCATTTTAGC CATCACTTTCTGTGGTATCACAATGAAAAACTATGTGGAATCGAATATTTCACAAAAGTCGCATACGACTGTTAAATATGCCTTAAAGATGTTATCCAGTTCGGCGGAGACCATTATATTTATGTTCCTAGGCGTGGCCACTGTGAACAACATGCACGTATGGAATACGTGGTTTGTGGTATTGACCATTGCCTTCTGTTCAGTTTTTCGTGTAATTG GTGTCATTTTGCTATCGGCCCTTGCCAATCGCTTCCGTCTGCACAAATTGTCCCGGGTGGATCAGTTTGTGATGTCGTACGGAGGATTGCGTGGTGCAGTGGCCTTTGCCCTAGTACTGTTAGTGGACGAGAATGTGGTCAAGCAGAAGAACATGTTTGTTACCACAACGATAGCTGTGATTTACTTTACTGTCTTCCTGCAAGGAATCACTATTAAGCCGCTGGTGAAAATCCTTAATGTGAAGCGCGCTAATAAACGCAAGCCAACCATGAACGAGCGAATTCATGAAAGG TTCATGGATCACTTGATGGCTGGAATTGAGGATATAGTGGGCAAAACGGGCAACTACAATGTGCGGGATAAGTTCAAGCGTTTCGACAATCGCTTCATTCGTCCGCTGCTGATCAGAGATCTTAAG GGAGCTGAGCCAAAGATCATCGAGACGTACTCCAAACTGACAATGCGCGATGCCATGGAAGTCATGAGGCGAAATCCATCCACTATTGGCCAGATGACGGGAACCGAGTCTATGAGCGCCCTTTTCCGGAATTATACCAATAACTATATTGGCGGCAGGTGGGCACCGCCAACAATATACACCACCTG TCCCAGTCTAACAAATCTAGACAATACTTGCTCACGTAATCTGGACATGGCTGAGCTGGATTATAATCCCTCTAAGAAGGATCTGACCGATGCCAGGATACATCATCTTTTGGCCGAAGAACTGAAGCCTTATAGAAGG GCCTCAATACAAATG CACCGTCGTCTTAGTTATAGCCGACACGCAGTAGATGACAGAGACTTGTCCACTCAG GTCAATTACAAGATGCAAATGAACTTCAGGCGCATGTTTAATGATCGAAAACATCACAAACGCAGCAAACGTGGTGCCAGCAACAAG GAGGCCAAGGAGAACGTTAAGCAGAATCACGTCTCTTTCCATGACTTTCAACAAAACGGCACCACTAAGCAGCTGACCAATGGTACGGAATCGAGTTCAAACCATTCACGAAAAAAATCGTACAGAAAAAGACATACTCACAATTCACTTAACAAATATCGTAAATTAGAAATAG ACTATATTAACAATGTGCTTAATGAAACAGCAGAAGAGTGCCAACAGAATCCCAACGAGATCAATGTTGTTGGCCCGAGCGACGATTGGGATGATGGCCTGACGTTCACCGCCAAATCATCAC CTGACTCGGACCGTGCCAATAACAATTCCCTGATAGCCCACATCCAAAACCTGCCGGGTTTCGATGCCTCCAAGGCCCGTATCGTCGTCCAGCACTATGCGCCCAGGGCCGACGACTATCCGGACACAGATCTAGAGTCCCCGGAACAGGCCATTGGGCCCACGGCCGCCGAATTGATATTGCCGTGGCGGCGGGATCGTTCATACCAGAGCATTG TGGCCGAACATCCCATTCCCGAGGAGGATCGTAATCTGTCCCGCGAATCCGACGGAGAAAGGCgtgtggccacgcccaccgccacGGAATCCCAGTTGCCTTGGAAACGGCAGGGTGACGAATGCAcggatgcagtgcagcagaACGAGTTCCCCGCTTGGGCCTCCAACAAGGAGTACTTGGCCTACAATTCCCCCAGTGCAACATTCCTAG GTGGTATAAACAAGCCTAAACAGCCAAAGTCCGTCATAGGTCTCTTCCGACGTGAGAGTTCTAGCTCGAAGGCCGGGAGCGTTGGCATCGGCAGCACAGGAGCCATGGACTCTGCCGCCACTGGCTCCGACACGATGATGGTGCCCATGTCCAGCCAGCCGCCCAACACTCCATCGTCGTCCATGCACAATCCGCGGCTGGACAAGCGCTCCCAGTCGATTTCGTCCAGTTCTCTGGGCGCTGGAGCGCATCAGCTAGGTCCGGAGGGTCATTCCGGCCCATTTCCGATTACGGCCAGTCACCGGCGGAACGTACGCAGGGGCTCCATGCTTGAGCTAAGCGG ACTCATTGCAACTGGACGAAGGCCCAGTAGAATTTTGCAATTTAGTACGGGAGCAACTAATTCACTAGGGTCAGCCATGATTACAAGCCCTTCTCCTCCACCTCCTACTActtcaacaacaacaactacaaaacCTACAAGCACATCAACAACCAAGaacaacaccaccaacaattCAACAGATACAACATCAGCAAGCGCGACGAACTCGACGCCAACCTCTCCGAAATCGGAGGACAACGCTACATATACGTCCCATACAAA AGACACAATACCAGAGGAGTCGTCGTACCAGCATGGACACTCCAAGTCCTTGTGTGAGCCGGCGGACTCGGATGAATGGGAGGGAGCACCATTGTCCACAGCTGGTGGAGCGAACAGTGAGCTTTTAATGCGAATGAGCGGCAGGGAACCgctcctgccacgcccatccaACACGCCTCGTGCCCAGATCCGTCGCATGAACGCCGGTGCGGTGGGCGGGGCTGGCGTGAGTCAAGCGGGCCGGAAAAACCAGGTGACCAAGGCGCTGTTGGACTACGAGGATTCCGAAACCGACTCCGATGagaatgatgatgatgaggacgaggacTTTGATTCCTACGATGACGAAAACATTGTGGTCACCACTTTTACAACACCGGCCTCGGGCAGAAGATCGGGATCTAGTCCAGGATCCGGATCAGAAGCCAACACCGCCACTACCACCACGACTAGCATTAGGCTTACCCGCAACAACGACGAAAGCATCATTTGA